Proteins co-encoded in one Opitutus terrae PB90-1 genomic window:
- a CDS encoding SGNH/GDSL hydrolase family protein has product MMFSVRSLALLLVALTVASTSFVRAAAPASTFVAADDPGFVYEGRFDQANPAAPVVVWQASRIRVAFEGDSIALQFADAKGQSFFNAQVDGRTQLVALREGRPAEGTSLSGLGAGRHELVLFKRSEASAGTVRFRGVELPSDARLLPSERPSYRLRMQFFGDSITAGACSEDGAADQWADRSTHNNVVSYGALTAAAFQADYRNIAVSGMGIAIGWTEVKAGQMWDRIYPSADSPRADVASWVPDVLFINLGENDDSFSTAKHRPFPVDDYVNGYVALVQSFRRAWPDVQIVILRGGMFGGSQSEQLRKPWEKAVAQIEATDPHVSHFVFTHWASTHPRVADHRAMADELIAWLREQPFMKPAAIR; this is encoded by the coding sequence ATGATGTTCTCCGTTCGTTCCCTCGCGCTGCTGCTCGTCGCGCTGACGGTCGCCTCGACCTCGTTCGTTCGCGCCGCCGCGCCGGCCTCCACTTTCGTCGCCGCCGACGATCCCGGCTTCGTTTACGAGGGCCGGTTCGATCAAGCGAACCCGGCCGCGCCCGTGGTCGTCTGGCAGGCGAGCCGGATTCGCGTGGCGTTCGAGGGTGACTCGATCGCGCTGCAGTTCGCCGACGCCAAAGGCCAAAGCTTTTTTAACGCCCAGGTGGACGGCCGCACGCAGCTCGTCGCGTTGCGGGAAGGCCGGCCGGCGGAAGGCACCTCGCTGTCCGGACTTGGCGCCGGCCGACACGAGCTCGTGCTCTTCAAGCGCAGTGAGGCCTCCGCCGGCACGGTGCGGTTCCGCGGAGTCGAGCTGCCGTCGGACGCCCGCCTGCTCCCGTCCGAGCGGCCGAGCTATCGGCTGCGGATGCAGTTCTTCGGTGACTCGATCACAGCGGGGGCGTGCAGCGAGGATGGCGCCGCGGATCAGTGGGCGGATCGCAGCACGCACAATAACGTGGTCAGCTACGGCGCACTCACGGCCGCGGCGTTCCAGGCAGACTATCGCAACATCGCCGTCAGCGGCATGGGCATCGCGATCGGCTGGACCGAGGTGAAAGCCGGCCAGATGTGGGATCGGATCTATCCGAGCGCCGATTCGCCTCGCGCCGATGTGGCGTCGTGGGTGCCCGACGTGCTCTTCATCAACCTGGGCGAAAACGACGATTCCTTCTCGACCGCAAAGCACCGGCCGTTCCCGGTGGACGACTACGTCAACGGCTATGTCGCGCTCGTGCAGTCCTTCCGCCGCGCATGGCCGGACGTGCAGATTGTGATTCTCCGCGGCGGGATGTTCGGTGGCTCACAGAGCGAGCAACTGCGCAAGCCTTGGGAAAAGGCGGTCGCGCAAATCGAAGCGACCGATCCGCACGTCAGCCATTTCGTTTTCACACACTGGGCTTCGACGCATCCGCGCGTGGCCGATCATCGCGCGATGGCCGACGAGCTGATCGCCTGGCTCCGCGAGCAGCCGTTCATGAAGCCGGCGGCGATCCGATAG
- a CDS encoding TIM barrel protein: protein MPRPTDSDHALSRRQFIALASLVPALAAAPSLLRAATSSAPARATAKTIPIGIELYAVRNELNRDLMGTLKQVASFGYEAVEFYAPYFEWTPARAKEVRHQLDDLGLRCLSTHNHIAAFTPGDGIAKAIELNSILGARQVVMASAPREATTNLDGWKKLCAQLSAATEQFQPHGLTAGFHNHQAEWQKTDGDQRILDVIAANTPPQFVLQLDVGTCLEAGQDPVAWIRSHPGRIRSVHLKDWAPGSEADEKRYRVLFGEGIAPWSEIVAAAESVGGVEVFLMEQEGSRFSELETAQRSLALWKKFRGES, encoded by the coding sequence ATGCCCCGCCCCACCGATTCCGATCACGCTCTCTCCCGTCGGCAATTCATCGCGCTCGCCAGCCTGGTGCCCGCGCTCGCCGCCGCGCCCTCGCTGCTCCGCGCCGCCACGTCGAGCGCGCCGGCTCGCGCCACCGCCAAAACGATCCCGATAGGCATCGAGCTCTACGCCGTCCGCAATGAGCTGAATCGCGATCTCATGGGCACGCTCAAGCAGGTTGCCAGCTTCGGCTACGAAGCCGTCGAGTTCTACGCCCCCTATTTCGAATGGACCCCGGCTCGCGCGAAGGAGGTTCGCCACCAGCTCGACGATCTCGGGCTTCGCTGTCTCTCCACGCACAATCACATCGCCGCCTTCACGCCGGGCGACGGAATCGCGAAGGCGATCGAACTGAACTCGATCCTCGGCGCGCGACAGGTCGTGATGGCCAGCGCGCCGCGCGAGGCCACGACGAATCTGGACGGTTGGAAAAAGCTCTGCGCCCAGCTTTCCGCCGCGACTGAGCAATTCCAACCACACGGGCTGACCGCCGGTTTCCACAATCACCAGGCCGAGTGGCAAAAGACCGACGGCGATCAGCGGATCCTCGACGTGATCGCCGCGAACACCCCACCGCAGTTCGTGCTGCAGCTCGACGTCGGCACCTGCCTCGAGGCGGGACAGGATCCGGTCGCGTGGATTCGCTCGCATCCGGGTCGGATCCGCAGCGTGCATTTGAAGGACTGGGCGCCCGGCAGCGAAGCCGACGAGAAACGTTACCGCGTGCTTTTCGGCGAAGGCATCGCCCCGTGGTCCGAAATCGTGGCGGCCGCCGAATCGGTCGGCGGTGTGGAAGTTTTCCTCATGGAGCAGGAAGGCAGCCGGTTCTCCGAGCTCGAAACCGCGCAACGCAGCCTCGCGCTCTGGAAAAAATTCCGCGGCGAAAGCTAG
- a CDS encoding Gfo/Idh/MocA family protein, protein MKTFAPQTGSLSRRDFCRTIATATAVLAVPNIIPSRLLAGAAAPSNRIRVGQIGCGRIARGHDMPGVFNSGLADIVALCDVDLRRVAEGRDLAAKFYRDAGKTAPGFVTYGNYRELLARGDIDAVVLSLPDHQHAEIAVAALRAGKDVYLQKPFTMTHAESVLLRDEVAKSNRILQVGSQQRSWGETQQFRKGCEFVRSGRVGRLTHVEIGLPIDPTAPDSPEQPIPANLNYDAWLGPTPQVYYTEQRVHPQSGYDRPGWLRNESYCLGMITGWGAHHFDTAHWGMDMELSGPIKVEGRAEFPTNKIWNVHGAYDVELLYPRDIHLKVSDKLPNGVKFIGEEGWIFVSREPQGQQTSSDPAMRPTDLKPLDASDPKLLDPNGVTVKFLESSSHHKNWLDCVISRQTPLSPAPIAHHANTACIVSWIAMKLGRPLTWDLKAEKFVNDAEANALLSRSERAPHGVHNLKRV, encoded by the coding sequence ATGAAAACTTTCGCCCCACAAACCGGTTCACTTTCGCGGCGTGACTTCTGCCGCACGATCGCGACGGCCACGGCGGTCCTGGCCGTGCCGAACATCATTCCCTCGCGGCTGCTCGCCGGCGCGGCTGCCCCGAGCAACCGGATCCGCGTCGGCCAGATCGGTTGCGGCCGGATCGCGCGTGGACACGACATGCCCGGGGTATTCAACTCCGGGCTCGCCGACATTGTCGCGCTCTGCGACGTGGACCTGCGGCGCGTGGCGGAGGGACGGGATCTCGCGGCCAAGTTCTATCGCGACGCCGGCAAGACGGCGCCCGGGTTTGTCACCTACGGCAACTATCGCGAGCTGCTGGCCCGCGGCGACATCGACGCCGTGGTGTTAAGCCTGCCGGATCACCAGCACGCGGAGATCGCAGTGGCCGCGCTGCGGGCGGGGAAGGACGTTTACCTCCAAAAGCCGTTCACGATGACGCACGCTGAGAGCGTGCTGTTGCGCGACGAGGTGGCGAAGAGCAACCGAATCCTGCAGGTCGGCAGCCAGCAACGCTCGTGGGGCGAGACGCAGCAGTTCCGCAAGGGCTGCGAATTCGTGCGCAGCGGCCGGGTGGGCCGGCTGACGCACGTCGAAATCGGGCTGCCGATCGATCCGACGGCGCCCGACAGCCCCGAGCAGCCGATTCCGGCGAACCTGAACTACGACGCGTGGCTCGGGCCCACGCCGCAGGTCTACTACACGGAGCAGCGCGTGCATCCGCAGAGCGGCTACGACCGGCCCGGCTGGCTGCGCAACGAGTCCTACTGCCTCGGCATGATCACCGGCTGGGGCGCGCACCATTTCGACACCGCGCACTGGGGCATGGACATGGAGCTCAGCGGACCGATCAAGGTCGAGGGGCGCGCGGAGTTTCCGACCAACAAGATCTGGAACGTCCACGGCGCCTACGACGTCGAGCTGCTCTATCCGAGGGACATTCACCTGAAAGTCTCGGACAAGCTGCCGAACGGCGTGAAGTTCATCGGCGAGGAGGGCTGGATTTTCGTGTCGCGCGAACCGCAGGGGCAGCAGACCTCGAGCGATCCGGCGATGCGGCCGACGGACCTCAAGCCGCTCGACGCGAGCGATCCGAAGCTGCTGGATCCGAACGGCGTGACCGTGAAATTCCTCGAGAGCAGCAGTCATCACAAGAACTGGCTCGACTGCGTGATCTCGCGGCAGACGCCGCTTTCGCCGGCGCCGATCGCGCACCACGCGAACACCGCGTGCATCGTGAGCTGGATCGCGATGAAGCTGGGCCGTCCGCTGACGTGGGACTTGAAGGCGGAGAAATTCGTCAACGACGCCGAGGCGAACGCGCTGTTGTCGCGGTCGGAACGCGCGCCGCACGGCGTCCACAATCTGAAACGCGTGTAG
- a CDS encoding alpha/beta hydrolase family protein, whose amino-acid sequence MARSRLLIAVIALAVFTAGASLAVAAEKPARADAPRWPTPEERQRLNELSHADWQRTMDQLGLSVPVDLPPEETDPSRPAGLKRNANGNGWTDAEGHFAVRSAWGNWINYDLAKAETGSPLPDPLRLENGELVKDAATWRERRRLEVLESFQREIYGRIPQNTPTVTWAVVETDEHALDGRARMKRIVGSIDNSSYPEAKPSIGLTLYLPAEAKGPVPVIVAITFDFPPGFRFPGAPEGPSALEQTLAHGWGYARFNPVTVQADDGAGMKEGIIGLVNKGQPRAPDQWGSIAAWSWGLSRIIDYFETDADVDAKRLGVEGHSRYGKTALVAAAYEPRWAIAYASCSGEGGAKLHRHDYGENVDIVASSGEYHWMAPNYLKYAGRWDDLPNDQHELIALVAPRPLLVTGGTTDLWPDPVGMFKACVAAGPVYRLLGKKDLGRTEMPAPNEDVIDGDLAFRLHEGGHFDLFDWPTFLKFADRYLGKSEAMVGSRNAN is encoded by the coding sequence ATGGCCCGCTCCCGCTTGCTCATCGCCGTGATCGCGCTGGCGGTTTTCACCGCTGGGGCGTCACTCGCTGTCGCCGCTGAAAAGCCTGCTCGGGCGGATGCCCCGCGTTGGCCGACGCCGGAGGAGCGGCAGCGGCTCAACGAGCTCTCTCATGCCGACTGGCAGCGGACGATGGATCAGCTCGGGCTTTCCGTGCCGGTCGATCTGCCGCCGGAGGAAACTGATCCGAGCCGGCCGGCCGGGCTGAAACGCAATGCGAATGGCAACGGTTGGACGGATGCCGAGGGGCACTTCGCGGTCCGCTCAGCCTGGGGCAACTGGATCAACTACGATCTGGCGAAGGCGGAGACGGGAAGTCCGCTGCCTGATCCGCTGCGACTCGAGAACGGCGAACTCGTGAAAGACGCGGCCACGTGGCGGGAGCGGCGGCGGCTGGAAGTGTTGGAAAGTTTTCAGCGGGAGATCTACGGCCGAATTCCGCAAAACACGCCGACGGTCACGTGGGCGGTCGTGGAGACCGACGAGCACGCGCTCGACGGCAGGGCACGAATGAAGCGCATCGTCGGGTCGATCGACAACTCGAGTTACCCGGAGGCGAAACCGAGCATTGGACTGACGTTGTATCTGCCGGCCGAAGCGAAGGGACCGGTGCCGGTGATCGTGGCGATCACGTTCGATTTCCCACCCGGATTCCGTTTCCCCGGCGCGCCGGAGGGCCCGAGCGCGCTCGAGCAGACGCTTGCTCATGGCTGGGGCTACGCGCGGTTCAACCCGGTGACCGTGCAGGCCGACGACGGCGCCGGGATGAAGGAAGGCATCATCGGACTGGTGAACAAAGGCCAGCCGCGCGCGCCGGACCAGTGGGGCAGCATCGCGGCGTGGTCGTGGGGACTCAGCCGGATCATCGACTATTTCGAAACCGACGCGGACGTGGACGCGAAGCGGCTCGGCGTGGAAGGTCACTCCCGCTACGGCAAGACCGCGCTCGTGGCGGCGGCTTACGAACCGCGTTGGGCGATCGCGTATGCGAGCTGCTCGGGCGAGGGCGGTGCCAAGCTGCACCGGCACGACTACGGCGAGAACGTCGATATCGTTGCCTCCAGCGGCGAGTATCACTGGATGGCGCCGAACTATTTGAAATACGCCGGCCGCTGGGACGATCTACCGAACGATCAGCACGAGCTGATCGCGCTCGTGGCGCCACGCCCGCTGCTGGTGACGGGCGGCACCACGGATCTCTGGCCGGATCCCGTCGGCATGTTCAAGGCCTGCGTCGCCGCCGGTCCGGTCTACCGGTTGCTCGGGAAAAAGGATCTGGGTCGCACGGAAATGCCGGCACCGAACGAGGACGTGATCGACGGCGACCTGGCGTTCCGGCTGCACGAGGGCGGCCACTTCGATCTCTTCGACTGGCCGACGTTTTTGAAATTTGCCGACCGGTATTTGGGCAAGAGTGAGGCGATGGTTGGTTCACGTAACGCCAACTGA
- a CDS encoding polysaccharide lyase family 8 super-sandwich domain-containing protein → MRFLISWVGRLIFAVAVAATARAAEPGTRSADMQRAIAQFHAFHVGAIEGEIARAPQELLPDPNTAQRWAASVHADGSWADIDYTSQARSGWAPLGHWQRMRAMVITAARLNAGEQGRAELLDATHQAFGYWIAHDFQCPNWWYNEIGIPKEVGAVALLLGEELQPMELAYTTGVSLARYPIRLTGQNKVWLAGNALMRGLLLGDEAIVREAADAIWSEVRVSTTEGIQPDFSFHQHGPQQQFGNYGLSFAVETARWALILRGTDWQLADEQLAVFRRYLLDGQAWVSWRGAMDVSACARQLMPRAPRSKTATAARVMQQAAEFDPAEAKAYRAFVARNQTGAPNDLVGDRYFWRSDYLVHRRPAFCATLKMSSNRVIGAEVVNSENLAGYHTGDGVLLLYRDNGEYENIFPVWDWRKLPGVTCVEGPLPSFKTAAVPRDFVGAVTDGEDGCAVLDYQRDGVRAKKSWFFAGDTIVCLGAEISGPADAVTATTLNQSLLRGDVTVRRGTAVTTVSAGRHDLAGVSEVEHDGWRYTFLDGGELKLQTGAVTGNWHRVFDNPEAPTADVTKDIFLLWLDHGRGSSATHYAYRISPVAANDVSVRVLANSATMQAVALSGNKTAVVFWSAGEFELPDRRRIAVSEPAVVLVGPKTLRVVDPAQKLRTLRVTVDGQTREVQLPEAGLAGTAVEMEAR, encoded by the coding sequence ATGCGTTTTCTCATTTCCTGGGTTGGCCGGTTGATCTTCGCGGTCGCGGTGGCGGCGACCGCGCGTGCCGCGGAGCCGGGCACGCGCTCGGCCGATATGCAGCGTGCGATCGCGCAGTTCCACGCCTTTCATGTGGGCGCGATCGAGGGAGAGATTGCGCGCGCGCCGCAGGAGCTGCTGCCGGATCCGAACACGGCGCAGCGATGGGCGGCATCGGTGCACGCAGATGGTTCGTGGGCGGACATCGACTACACCTCGCAAGCGCGTTCCGGCTGGGCGCCGCTGGGGCATTGGCAGCGGATGCGGGCCATGGTGATCACCGCGGCCCGGCTGAACGCCGGCGAGCAGGGTCGCGCCGAGCTGCTCGACGCGACGCACCAGGCTTTCGGCTACTGGATCGCGCACGATTTTCAGTGTCCGAACTGGTGGTATAACGAGATTGGAATCCCGAAGGAGGTCGGAGCGGTGGCCTTGCTACTGGGGGAGGAACTGCAGCCGATGGAGCTCGCGTATACGACCGGCGTTTCCCTGGCGCGGTATCCGATCCGGCTCACGGGTCAGAACAAGGTGTGGCTCGCCGGCAACGCGCTGATGCGCGGGTTGCTGCTGGGCGACGAAGCGATCGTGCGCGAGGCGGCGGACGCCATCTGGAGCGAAGTGCGGGTGTCCACGACGGAGGGGATTCAGCCGGATTTCAGTTTTCATCAGCACGGCCCCCAGCAGCAGTTCGGCAACTATGGGTTGTCGTTCGCGGTGGAGACCGCGCGTTGGGCGTTGATCCTGCGCGGCACGGACTGGCAACTGGCGGACGAGCAACTCGCAGTCTTCCGGCGTTACCTGCTCGACGGACAGGCCTGGGTATCGTGGCGTGGAGCGATGGACGTGAGCGCGTGCGCGCGGCAGCTGATGCCTCGCGCGCCGCGGAGTAAGACCGCGACGGCCGCGCGCGTCATGCAGCAAGCGGCGGAGTTCGATCCCGCCGAAGCGAAGGCGTATCGCGCATTCGTCGCGCGCAACCAGACGGGCGCGCCGAACGATCTCGTCGGCGACCGGTATTTCTGGCGCTCGGACTACCTCGTGCACCGGCGCCCGGCGTTCTGTGCGACGTTGAAGATGTCCTCGAATCGCGTGATCGGAGCCGAGGTGGTGAACAGTGAAAATCTCGCCGGCTACCACACCGGCGACGGCGTGCTGTTGCTCTATCGCGACAATGGCGAATACGAGAATATCTTTCCGGTGTGGGACTGGCGGAAGCTGCCGGGTGTCACGTGCGTCGAGGGGCCGTTGCCGAGCTTCAAGACTGCGGCGGTGCCGCGGGACTTCGTCGGCGCCGTGACGGATGGCGAGGACGGCTGCGCGGTGCTCGATTATCAGCGCGATGGAGTGCGCGCCAAGAAGTCGTGGTTTTTCGCGGGCGACACCATCGTGTGCCTCGGCGCGGAGATCAGCGGACCGGCCGACGCCGTCACGGCGACGACGCTCAACCAAAGCTTGCTGCGCGGCGACGTGACGGTGCGCCGCGGAACCGCCGTAACGACGGTCAGCGCGGGGCGCCATGATCTGGCGGGAGTCAGCGAGGTCGAACACGACGGCTGGCGCTATACGTTCCTCGATGGCGGCGAACTGAAGCTGCAGACGGGGGCGGTGACCGGCAACTGGCACCGCGTCTTCGACAATCCGGAAGCACCGACGGCGGATGTGACGAAGGATATCTTTTTGTTGTGGCTCGACCACGGGCGCGGCTCGAGCGCGACGCACTACGCCTATCGCATTTCGCCGGTCGCGGCGAACGACGTTAGCGTGCGCGTGCTGGCCAACTCCGCCACGATGCAGGCGGTTGCGCTTTCGGGGAACAAGACGGCGGTCGTCTTCTGGTCGGCGGGCGAATTCGAGCTGCCGGACCGGCGGCGGATTGCCGTGAGCGAGCCGGCGGTGGTTTTGGTCGGCCCCAAAACGCTGCGCGTGGTCGATCCGGCGCAGAAGCTCCGCACCTTGCGCGTAACCGTCGATGGACAGACGCGCGAGGTGCAGCTGCCCGAAGCGGGGCTGGCGGGAACGGCGGTCGAGATGGAGGCGCGCTGA
- a CDS encoding DUF1697 domain-containing protein — MARLVAFLRGINVGGHRVKMDALRGHFAALKLRGVETFIASGNVIFETATTDLAALERKIERHLAAELGYDVPTMLRSMAELATVGGHRPFSSGDMENETNSLNVLFLRAAPPAEVARAVAALNGAKDEFRLKGREIYWLCRGKISVDSLAAPLMGKALKGCECTVRNLRTVRQMVGLYGEAPGGKAAKRVSCVS, encoded by the coding sequence ATGGCCCGGCTCGTCGCGTTTTTGCGGGGAATCAACGTTGGTGGACATCGCGTGAAGATGGACGCGTTGCGCGGACATTTCGCCGCGCTGAAACTGCGTGGCGTCGAAACGTTCATCGCCAGCGGCAACGTCATTTTCGAGACCGCCACCACGGATCTCGCGGCGCTCGAACGCAAGATCGAGCGACACCTGGCGGCCGAGTTGGGCTACGACGTGCCGACGATGCTGCGGTCGATGGCGGAGCTCGCGACCGTCGGTGGCCACCGGCCGTTTTCGTCTGGCGACATGGAGAACGAGACGAACTCGCTGAACGTGCTGTTCCTGCGCGCGGCTCCGCCCGCCGAGGTGGCGCGCGCTGTCGCCGCGCTGAATGGAGCGAAAGACGAGTTTCGGCTGAAAGGACGCGAGATCTACTGGCTGTGTCGCGGCAAGATCAGCGTGGACAGCCTCGCGGCGCCGCTGATGGGCAAGGCGCTGAAAGGCTGCGAGTGCACGGTGCGAAATCTTCGGACCGTGCGGCAGATGGTCGGGCTGTACGGCGAGGCGCCGGGAGGCAAGGCAGCGAAGCGCGTTTCGTGCGTATCGTGA
- a CDS encoding tetratricopeptide repeat protein, with product MKPSAVLPDFSSCRGLRWAAGGLLLLTLTLLAYAPALRGGLLWDDDGHLTRPELRSVSGLMRIWTDVGATQQYYPLLHSGFWLEHRLWGESVTGYHLMNVVLHTLAALLVVAIVRRLFGARENATAWLAGALFALHPVGVESVAWISEQKNTLSAVFYLAAALVFLKWYSGNGTPAAASRSSDVAGGGDPGAGLSEAGYMPMSTGEQGRHRLLSFGYFLASFLFLCALLTKTVTATLPAALMVVLWWRRGRLGWRRDVLPLVPWLAAGVTAGLFTAWVERTHIGARGDAFALDFFERGLVAGRAILFYLGKLLWPTELVFIYPRWTIDAGNAWQWVFPLAVLALLIGLIALARRYRGPLAAFLFFAGTLFPALGFFDVYPFLYSYVADHFAYLASLGVIVPAAFGFVLAGRRLPRRARAIAPIAATVLLLTLAAATWRQSGHYRDAETLWRATLARNPGSSMAHNNLGEILASRPERNAEAIEHFCAAAQADPQNAPALNNLGLALAKDPTRMAEAIASYEQAIRVQPELINPRNNLGVLLTSMPGRLDDGITHLREAARMDPSSAGVRDNLGVALLRAGRSAEAAEEFAAAVSLQPDAAALRNRLGVALANVPGREAEALAEFRTAVELDPNSAEARMNLARALASQPEHGAEAIEQLEAALRIAPTLGEAHGLLGRILLTIPERLREATEHLQQAVAVQPESAELRQAFGVALLRDPARTPDAIRELEAAVRLAPDMMEAHYALGVALSGAPARQADARRHFRRTLELQPDFGPARQALAELEATRND from the coding sequence ATGAAACCGTCCGCTGTTTTGCCGGATTTCAGCTCCTGCCGAGGGCTGCGTTGGGCCGCGGGCGGGCTGCTCTTGCTGACCCTGACGCTGCTGGCCTATGCGCCGGCGCTGCGCGGCGGGTTGCTGTGGGACGATGACGGACACCTCACGCGGCCGGAGCTGCGCAGTGTGAGCGGTCTCATGCGGATCTGGACCGACGTCGGCGCGACGCAGCAATATTATCCGTTGCTGCATTCAGGGTTCTGGCTCGAACACCGGCTGTGGGGCGAGTCGGTGACCGGCTATCATCTGATGAACGTGGTCCTGCACACGCTGGCGGCGTTGCTGGTGGTCGCGATCGTTCGCCGGCTCTTCGGCGCGCGGGAAAACGCGACGGCGTGGCTGGCCGGAGCGCTTTTTGCGCTGCATCCGGTCGGCGTGGAGTCGGTGGCGTGGATCTCGGAGCAGAAGAACACGCTTTCCGCGGTGTTCTACCTCGCCGCGGCGCTGGTGTTTTTGAAGTGGTATTCCGGGAACGGGACTCCGGCGGCTGCGTCGCGTTCATCTGATGTAGCCGGGGGCGGTGACCCCGGCGCCGGCCTCAGCGAGGCCGGCTACATGCCGATGTCCACGGGAGAGCAGGGCCGCCACCGGCTGCTTTCGTTCGGGTATTTCCTCGCGTCGTTCCTCTTCCTTTGCGCGCTGCTGACCAAGACAGTCACCGCCACGCTGCCGGCTGCGTTGATGGTCGTGCTCTGGTGGCGGCGCGGGCGGCTCGGCTGGCGGCGCGACGTGCTGCCGCTGGTGCCGTGGTTGGCGGCCGGAGTCACCGCGGGGCTGTTCACCGCGTGGGTCGAACGGACGCACATCGGCGCGCGCGGCGATGCGTTCGCGCTGGATTTTTTCGAGCGCGGGCTCGTGGCCGGCCGCGCGATTCTGTTCTACCTTGGGAAACTGCTCTGGCCGACGGAGCTCGTTTTCATCTATCCGCGGTGGACGATCGATGCTGGCAACGCATGGCAGTGGGTTTTCCCGCTGGCAGTGCTCGCGCTGCTGATCGGACTCATCGCACTGGCGCGCCGCTACCGCGGTCCGCTCGCGGCGTTTTTGTTTTTCGCCGGCACCTTGTTTCCGGCGCTCGGTTTTTTCGACGTTTACCCGTTTCTCTATTCCTACGTCGCGGATCATTTCGCTTATCTCGCGAGTCTCGGCGTGATTGTGCCGGCGGCGTTCGGATTTGTGCTGGCCGGCCGCCGGCTGCCGCGGAGGGCTCGCGCGATCGCGCCGATAGCTGCGACGGTCCTGCTCCTGACGCTCGCCGCGGCGACGTGGCGGCAGAGCGGCCACTATCGCGATGCGGAAACGCTGTGGCGGGCGACGCTCGCTCGGAATCCGGGATCGTCGATGGCGCACAACAATCTCGGCGAGATCCTCGCGTCCCGGCCGGAGCGGAACGCGGAAGCGATCGAGCATTTTTGCGCGGCGGCTCAGGCCGACCCGCAGAATGCGCCTGCGTTGAACAATCTCGGCTTGGCGTTGGCCAAAGATCCGACGCGGATGGCGGAGGCGATCGCGAGCTACGAGCAGGCGATCCGAGTGCAGCCGGAGCTGATCAATCCGCGCAACAATCTCGGCGTGTTGCTGACGTCGATGCCGGGACGACTCGATGACGGCATTACCCACCTGCGCGAAGCGGCGAGGATGGATCCGTCGTCCGCCGGTGTGCGCGACAATCTCGGCGTCGCGTTGCTGCGCGCCGGTCGGTCGGCCGAAGCGGCGGAGGAGTTTGCGGCGGCGGTGAGTCTGCAGCCGGACGCGGCCGCGTTGCGCAACCGGCTCGGCGTGGCGCTCGCGAATGTGCCGGGCCGCGAAGCCGAGGCGCTGGCGGAGTTTCGCACGGCCGTGGAGCTCGATCCGAACTCGGCGGAAGCTCGTATGAATCTCGCCAGGGCGCTCGCATCGCAACCAGAGCACGGCGCAGAAGCGATCGAGCAGTTGGAGGCAGCGCTCCGGATCGCACCAACGCTGGGCGAAGCGCACGGGCTGCTCGGCCGGATCTTGCTGACGATCCCGGAGCGTTTGCGCGAGGCCACCGAGCACCTGCAGCAAGCGGTGGCCGTGCAGCCGGAGTCGGCGGAGCTGCGGCAGGCATTCGGCGTCGCGCTGCTCCGCGATCCGGCGCGCACGCCCGATGCGATCCGCGAGCTGGAAGCGGCCGTGCGGCTTGCGCCGGACATGATGGAGGCGCACTACGCGTTGGGCGTGGCTCTCTCCGGGGCGCCCGCGCGGCAGGCGGACGCACGGCGTCATTTTCGACGGACGCTGGAGCTGCAGCCCGATTTCGGGCCCGCGCGGCAGGCGCTCGCGGAACTCGAAGCGACGCGCAACGATTGA